TTTATGGAGGATAAAATGAGTGATAAAATAGCTATAATATATTGGAGTGCTACAGGCAATACTGAGCTTATGGCACAAAGTGTAGAAAAAGGTATAAAAAAATCTGGAGGAGAGGTTGATACATTTAGTGTATCTAGTTTTAACACTTCAGATATAGATAATTATTCAAAATTAGCATTAGGATGTCCTGCTATGGGAGCTGAGGTTTTAGAAGAATCTGAGTTTCAGCCTTTTTATGATGCAATAAGAGATAAACTTTCTAACAAAAAGGTCGTTTTATTTGGCTCTTATGATTGGGGTGATGGCGAATGGATGAGAAATTGGCAGGAAGATGTAAAGAGTACTGGGGCTTCTTTAGTAAAAGATGGTTTAATTACAAATCTCACTCCAGATGATAATGCTACTGATGAATGCATTACATTAGGAGAAGAATTAGCTAAGGCGTAAAATAAATAAAGTAAAAGAAATAAAAAAGAGGTATTAAAGTAATTTAATGCCTCTTATTTTTTATCTATTTAAACTTTAGAATATTATAAAAAATCTATTATATCATTAATGCTTACTTTATTTATTAGAGGTTTTTCTATATCTTCTAAAAACACAAAATTAATTTCATCATTGCTTCTTTTTTTATCTAATTTAATTGCATCTTTTAAGTTAATATTAGTTGGTATTTCAGTAGGAAGAGAAAATTTAGCAAATATATTTTTAGCTCTTTCTAATATACTTTTATCTTTAGTTATAGCTTTTTTTATTCCATACTCTATAGCAAAAATCACTCCTATAGCAACAGCCTCACCATGAAGCAATACCCCATAACCAGCAGCATTTTCTACACTATGCCCAATAGTATGACCAAAGTTTAAAAACATTCTCTCTTTTTTCTCTTTATAATCAATCTCTACTATATGGCCTTTTAATTCACAGTTTCTCTTAAGAATAAAATCCATATCAAAACTATTATTATTTTCTAAATATTCAAGAAGTTTTTTATCAAATAAAAATGCATGCTTAATAACTTCAGCCATACCAGCATTAAACTCTCTCTTTGGAAGCGTATTTAAAACATCACTATCCATTACAACAAGCTTAGGGCTATGAAAAGCACCTACTAAATTTTTACCTTCTTTTATATTAATTCCAGTCTTTCCGCCCACAGAAGAATCAACGCAAGCAAGAAGTGTAGTAGGTATCTGCACAAAATCAATTCCTCTCATCCAAGTGGCAGCAGCATACCCTACCATATCTCCTATAACGCCGCCTCCTAATGCTATTATTATATCCTTTCGGCTTAACTCATTTTTTGCAAGAGATGAATATATATTATAAATGCTCTCTATGTTTTTATTAGTTTCCCCATTTTGAAGTACGCATACAGAAGTGATGATATTTTCTTTCTCTAAACTTTCTTTTACCGTTTCAGTATAGAGTTTATCAACTATATCATCAGTAACTATTAAAGCCCTCTTTCCTCTAAGTACTTCTTTTACCAATTTGCCGCTTTCTTTTATAAGTCCGCTTCTAACTAAAATATCATAATTAATTTTTACATCGTTGTTTATATTTATATTAACTTTATTCATATATATAAGCCCTAATTTATTTTTTTTATATTATAAATTATTTTAAAAAAATAGATAATATTTTTACAAAAATAAAATTTATAAATATAATAAAGAAAGATTATATATATTTAAAAACTATCAATTAGCTTTAAAATTTTATATTATTTATTTATTTTTATTTTATTCAACTTTTTCCCGCCTTCGCTGTGCGGACTTCGTCAAAGTTGCAAAAAGTGCAAGTATTTAAGTCTTATATATTAATAATTATATTAAATAATATTTGTATTTTATCTAAAAATGCAGTTGTTTTGCTCCCTTTATACCAATACCACAGGCACTTCCTTCGGTCGTAAAAGAAGTAGGGATGTGTACCCTAAGGGCACACTTCGCATGGGGCAAAGCCACCACAAACAAAAAATTAAAAAATATTAATAAACAAAGCTATTTAGATATATCAACGTCTTCTTTTGATTTTACTTTCTTGTATCTTATCCACCTTCTGCCTTGTATATAATGCATAAACTTTATTAATCTTATAAGTGAATCTTTAAAATTATCATTAGAGTTTTGTTTTTGTATTTTAGCTATTTCAAATATGCATCTCTCTCCGTCTATATTAAGCCAAGCGGATGTGCATAGTTCATCAAATTCTATATCTTTAATAGGTTTCTTTTTTAAAAGCCAAGAAGCTATTTTTGTAATGGGGTTATTAACATCAAATATTAAAAGCACTTTTCCGTTATCATTTATTTTCCAATTGGTGTGTATAATCTCTGGAACATACAATACAAAATTATGCTTATCTTCTTCTTTTAAGAATTTGTCTAACAAAAATTTATTATCTTTCATTTATTTAAGAATCCTATAAATATATAAAATTTTATAAAATAATGGGCTTAGCTTATAATAGATTTGTTTCATACTTAATTTTTTTATTTTATAACTGGGGCTTTGCCCCAGACCCCAGTTCTTTTGTTGACACAAAGAACCAAAAAGACTGCATTTTTTATACATTAAAATTATATATTACTAAAAATCATATTCATATAACTTTATAAAACAGTTTTGAAACAATTCTAATACTTAATTTTGCTAAGCCCATTTTATATAATTAAAAATATTATTTCTTATCCTTGCTTACAGAATACTTATAAATCCAAGCTGCAAACAATATAAATATTATAAATGTAATGGCATTACTTTGAGGAACAATTTTTGAACCAAAATTAATAGCAATGTTCAAAGCAGCCATAACACCTATAAATATACCAGTTATAGCATCACCTGCAACCAAACCAGAAGCAAGTAATATACCTTTTTCAACAGCCTCAGTTTTTTCTTCTTCTTTGTCTTTAAACTTCATTTCAACTAATTTTCTCACTATACCGCCAATAAATATAGTAGTAGTTAAAGTGATAGGCAAATATAAACCTAAAGCCACAGGAAGTATAGGAAGTTTAGCCAAAGCACAAAATACTGCAATAGAAGCTCCAATTATAACCAAAGTCCAAGGCAACTGAGCAGTCATAATACCTTCAACTATAAGTTTCATCAAAGTAGCCTGAGGAGCAGGAACAGCCTCACTACCAATACCATAAGCAGTTTGCATAAGTATAACAGTAGCAGCAGCACCAACAGAAGCCACACAAAGAGCTATAAACATACCAATTTGTATATTCTTAGGAGAACCACCTATTATAAAAGTAGATTTCAAAGACTGAGCAACTCCGCCCGCAGTAGCAGTAGATACACATACAACACCGCAAACAACAAGAGACATTCTAATACCCTCTTCGCCAATATTACCTGTTAATTTGAAAGCAGTAGCAACAATTAAAAGAGTAGCAATAGTCATACCAGAAACAGGGTTGTTACTAGCACCAATAACTCCAACCATTCTTGCAGATACAACAGCAAAAAAGAAACAAAATATTACAGCCAATATACCGCCTAATATTCCGCCGCCAATTATAGGAACAAGCCAAGTAGCTAAAAAGCCAAATATAGCAGCAGTAATAAGCCATATAATAGGTGCATCTTGATTAATTCTGTCATGATTATCATTACCGCCCTTCTCACCCATACCAGCTATAGATTTTTTGAAAGAATCTATAATTGTAGGAAGTGATCTTGCTAAAGAAATGAAACCTCCCATAGCAACAGCACCAGCACCAATATATCTTATATAACTACCCCAAACTTCCTGGGCAGACATCTCTGATATTAAAGTAGTAGAAGGAAATATTGGAGTGTTAATTAAACTTCCAAAATATTTAATTATAGGTATAAGACCAAGCCAAGCAACTATACCGCCAGCAAACATTAATGATGAAGTTTCAAGCCCAATAATAAAACCTACACCAAGAAGCGAAGCTAAAGTATCAACTCCAAGCATAGTTTTTTCATAAGGCTTAATTATATAAGTAGCACTCTCTTTCCAAAAACCAAAGCCTCCAGATAAAAGTTTGTATCCAACACCAGCAATGATACCAGTAATCATATACTTAAAACCTTTACCGCCCTCAGAGCCTATTACTAATACTTCAGCTTGAGCCATAGCTTCAGGATAAACTAAAGAACCATGCTCTTCTACTATCAAATATTTTCTTACAGGTGTAATGAAGAAACAACCCATAAATCCGCCAATAATAGTAACAATTATTACGGTAAATATTGAAAGCCCCATACCAAATAATATTAAAGCAGGCAAAATAAATATTATACCGCCAGCAATAGATTCACCAACCGCAGTAAGTGATGCTGCAAAATTAGCTTCTAATATATTGTTTCTTTTAAATAAAGCTTTAAATACACCAGTAGCAAGTATAGCACCGGGTATACCAGCAGATATTGTAAGACCTACTTTTAATCCTAAATAAGTGTTGGCAGCTGCAAAAATTATAGCCAATATAACACCAAGTATTATAGAGTAACCTGTCATCTCAGGCATTACTGTGGTAGCAGGTATAAAAGGTACATAATCCTCACCCTTTATCCCTCCATAAGCATTTTTTGATAGCTTTCTAGCCTCTTCTTTAATAGACATTCCTATTTCTCTCCTATTGTTTAATATTTTTTTATTTAATCATTTTGGTT
The genomic region above belongs to Brachyspira sp. SAP_772 and contains:
- a CDS encoding PqqD family peptide modification chaperone, encoding MKDNKFLLDKFLKEEDKHNFVLYVPEIIHTNWKINDNGKVLLIFDVNNPITKIASWLLKKKPIKDIEFDELCTSAWLNIDGERCIFEIAKIQKQNSNDNFKDSLIRLIKFMHYIQGRRWIRYKKVKSKEDVDISK
- the aroB gene encoding 3-dehydroquinate synthase → MNKVNININNDVKINYDILVRSGLIKESGKLVKEVLRGKRALIVTDDIVDKLYTETVKESLEKENIITSVCVLQNGETNKNIESIYNIYSSLAKNELSRKDIIIALGGGVIGDMVGYAAATWMRGIDFVQIPTTLLACVDSSVGGKTGINIKEGKNLVGAFHSPKLVVMDSDVLNTLPKREFNAGMAEVIKHAFLFDKKLLEYLENNNSFDMDFILKRNCELKGHIVEIDYKEKKERMFLNFGHTIGHSVENAAGYGVLLHGEAVAIGVIFAIEYGIKKAITKDKSILERAKNIFAKFSLPTEIPTNINLKDAIKLDKKRSNDEINFVFLEDIEKPLINKVSINDIIDFL
- a CDS encoding OPT family oligopeptide transporter produces the protein MSIKEEARKLSKNAYGGIKGEDYVPFIPATTVMPEMTGYSIILGVILAIIFAAANTYLGLKVGLTISAGIPGAILATGVFKALFKRNNILEANFAASLTAVGESIAGGIIFILPALILFGMGLSIFTVIIVTIIGGFMGCFFITPVRKYLIVEEHGSLVYPEAMAQAEVLVIGSEGGKGFKYMITGIIAGVGYKLLSGGFGFWKESATYIIKPYEKTMLGVDTLASLLGVGFIIGLETSSLMFAGGIVAWLGLIPIIKYFGSLINTPIFPSTTLISEMSAQEVWGSYIRYIGAGAVAMGGFISLARSLPTIIDSFKKSIAGMGEKGGNDNHDRINQDAPIIWLITAAIFGFLATWLVPIIGGGILGGILAVIFCFFFAVVSARMVGVIGASNNPVSGMTIATLLIVATAFKLTGNIGEEGIRMSLVVCGVVCVSTATAGGVAQSLKSTFIIGGSPKNIQIGMFIALCVASVGAAATVILMQTAYGIGSEAVPAPQATLMKLIVEGIMTAQLPWTLVIIGASIAVFCALAKLPILPVALGLYLPITLTTTIFIGGIVRKLVEMKFKDKEEEKTEAVEKGILLASGLVAGDAITGIFIGVMAALNIAINFGSKIVPQSNAITFIIFILFAAWIYKYSVSKDKK
- a CDS encoding flavodoxin; the protein is MSDKIAIIYWSATGNTELMAQSVEKGIKKSGGEVDTFSVSSFNTSDIDNYSKLALGCPAMGAEVLEESEFQPFYDAIRDKLSNKKVVLFGSYDWGDGEWMRNWQEDVKSTGASLVKDGLITNLTPDDNATDECITLGEELAKA